In Rhipicephalus microplus isolate Deutch F79 chromosome 9, USDA_Rmic, whole genome shotgun sequence, one genomic interval encodes:
- the LOC119163782 gene encoding uncharacterized protein LOC119163782 isoform X2, giving the protein MVHLHSPDLQPLCQSSLSFECLKEESLTAVQDGLHSCRQCTYVTKDRANMETHLRIHTGSLSFKCLKEESLTAVQDGLHLCRQCTYVTKDRANMETHLRIHTGEFLFECHLCPATFSDSFYLRKHVGAHTAKRSFSCAHCSASFSVKFNLQRHMAIHTKERPFSCAHCDVSFSRKYRLKEHMRIHTNERPFSCVHCNASFVRKQSLKDHMPIHAGRRPYPCAYCNASFTRSSVLMRHMYNWHQNEKP; this is encoded by the exons GCTCTTTGTCTTTCGAGTGTCTTAAGGAAGAGTCACTCACGGCTGTACAAGACGGACTGCATTCGTGCCGGCAGTGCACTTATGTGACCAAGGACAGGGCAAACATGGAGACACACCTTCGCATACACACGG GCTCTTTGTCTTTCAAGTGTCTTAAGGAAGAGTCACTCACGGCTGTACAAGACGGACTGCATTTGTGCCGGCAGTGCACTTATGTGACCAAGGACAGGGCAAACATGGAGACACACCTTCGCATACACACGGGCGAGTTCCTCTTTGAGTGCCACCTTTGTCCAGCCACATTCAGTGACAGCTTCTATTTGAGAAAGCATGTTGGCGCCCACACGGCAAAACGTTCCTTTTCCTGTGCGCACTGCAGTGCATCATTTTCAGTCAAATTCAACCTCCAAAGACACATGGCCATCCACACAAAAGAGCGCCCCTTTTCCTGTGCTCACTGCGATGTATCCTTTTCGCGCAAATATAGACTCAAAGAACATATGCGCATCCACACAAACGAGCGCCccttttcctgtgtccactgcaatgcatcctttgtGCGCAAACAGAGCCTCAAAGACCATATGCCCATACACGCAGGAAGGCGCCCCTATCCCTGTGCctactgcaatgcatcctttacAAGGTCAAGTGTCCTTATGCGCCACATGTATAATTGGCACCAAAACGAGAAGCCATAA
- the LOC119163782 gene encoding uncharacterized protein LOC119163782 isoform X1 yields the protein MRARIKHKSLSCPEYLASSLSFECLKEESLTAVQDGLHSCRQCTYVTKDRANMETHLRIHTGSLSFKCLKEESLTAVQDGLHLCRQCTYVTKDRANMETHLRIHTGEFLFECHLCPATFSDSFYLRKHVGAHTAKRSFSCAHCSASFSVKFNLQRHMAIHTKERPFSCAHCDVSFSRKYRLKEHMRIHTNERPFSCVHCNASFVRKQSLKDHMPIHAGRRPYPCAYCNASFTRSSVLMRHMYNWHQNEKP from the exons GCTCTTTGTCTTTCGAGTGTCTTAAGGAAGAGTCACTCACGGCTGTACAAGACGGACTGCATTCGTGCCGGCAGTGCACTTATGTGACCAAGGACAGGGCAAACATGGAGACACACCTTCGCATACACACGG GCTCTTTGTCTTTCAAGTGTCTTAAGGAAGAGTCACTCACGGCTGTACAAGACGGACTGCATTTGTGCCGGCAGTGCACTTATGTGACCAAGGACAGGGCAAACATGGAGACACACCTTCGCATACACACGGGCGAGTTCCTCTTTGAGTGCCACCTTTGTCCAGCCACATTCAGTGACAGCTTCTATTTGAGAAAGCATGTTGGCGCCCACACGGCAAAACGTTCCTTTTCCTGTGCGCACTGCAGTGCATCATTTTCAGTCAAATTCAACCTCCAAAGACACATGGCCATCCACACAAAAGAGCGCCCCTTTTCCTGTGCTCACTGCGATGTATCCTTTTCGCGCAAATATAGACTCAAAGAACATATGCGCATCCACACAAACGAGCGCCccttttcctgtgtccactgcaatgcatcctttgtGCGCAAACAGAGCCTCAAAGACCATATGCCCATACACGCAGGAAGGCGCCCCTATCCCTGTGCctactgcaatgcatcctttacAAGGTCAAGTGTCCTTATGCGCCACATGTATAATTGGCACCAAAACGAGAAGCCATAA